The region TCTTGAATGTAAAATCCTTACCTTTTAAATATACTCTTGAAATTGCGTTTGATTACATCAAAGAAACTTAATGATTGGACCATATGATTTGGATCAACGTATTCGCGAATGGCTCGAAAGACCTTTTTTGGATCTTTAGAAGAAAATGAATATGTCCCATTCCGCTTCGTTTGGATAGCATAACGCGGGATCCATTTCCCTTTGAACAAAACTGAAGCAATCACGTAATCAACTTCTTCCCAAGGAATTTGAATAAATTTACGAGCATCACGATTATTGAAGAATTCAAATCCTTTGTCTCCAATCATAATTTTACCATAATCTGAAATTCTTATATGTGAGGTTGCATCAATAACTAAATCGACTTTTGTATTGATTGATTGGACCATTTGATCTACCTCATTTCTTTCTTTTACTCATAATTATTATACACCGCCTTACTATTTTAAACAAAAAATACCTTGGGACAGTTTTCGGCTTTTTTCAGATGGAGCCTGTTAGTAGTGGATGCGTTCCTTATTGATCATTTTCTACTTTATCCATTGTCATCGGTTTTTTAAATAGTTCAATCTATACTATTCACTTATGGTACGGTTCCCCTCTAATAATCCTAAACCCCCGATAAACCTGCTCCAACAATACCAACCTCATCACCTGATGTGGGAACGTCATCTTGGAAAATGACAATGCCAAATCACTCCGCTTCTGCACCGCATCACTGAGCCCAAGCGATCCCCCAATAACAAACGCTACCTTACTCCTTCCATACGTAGCAAGCTCGTCCATTTTAGCT is a window of Lentibacillus daqui DNA encoding:
- a CDS encoding DUF956 family protein is translated as MVQSINTKVDLVIDATSHIRISDYGKIMIGDKGFEFFNNRDARKFIQIPWEEVDYVIASVLFKGKWIPRYAIQTKRNGTYSFSSKDPKKVFRAIREYVDPNHMVQSLSFFDVIKRNFKSIFKR